The Deinococcus wulumuqiensis R12 genome has a window encoding:
- a CDS encoding transposase, with amino-acid sequence MLGFLAYKAPLRGSMVIKVDAHYTSQTCPKCGHCSKENRPHKGLMFVCESCGYQLHSDLVGARNVGLRALLVRQDWASTGCLSCTPGRPQSADPQAGSAGRDVSDTETKAERLKRYSELRWSPDTSLGL; translated from the coding sequence TTGCTGGGCTTCCTGGCTTACAAAGCGCCTCTGCGCGGTTCTATGGTGATCAAAGTGGATGCCCACTACACCAGCCAAACCTGCCCCAAGTGTGGACACTGCTCAAAAGAGAACAGGCCGCACAAGGGACTGATGTTTGTCTGTGAAAGCTGTGGGTATCAGCTTCATAGCGACCTCGTAGGGGCAAGGAACGTAGGACTCAGGGCATTGCTTGTCCGGCAGGACTGGGCAAGCACGGGGTGTTTGTCATGCACCCCTGGTCGCCCTCAAAGCGCAGACCCGCAAGCTGGGTCTGCTGGGCGAGATGTGTCGGACACTGAAACCAAAGCTGAACGCCTGAAAAGGTACTCGGAGTTGCGGTGGAGTCCAGACACAAGCCTCGGACTTTAG
- the ispH gene encoding 4-hydroxy-3-methylbut-2-enyl diphosphate reductase: MTVERIHLAKPRGFCAGVVMAIQAVEKAALREEKPVTVYHSIVHNHTVVERLSEGGRVHFVEDLDTIEALPDSGDTVIFSAHGISPAVRERARALGLSTIDATCPLVTKVHTEAKKYAREGYTILLIGDSAKHQEVIGTRGEAPENTILVGVLGKTGAGLHDPHTVEVPDPERLVVLTQTTLSVDDTRKTIEILKGRFPALVVPPSEDLCYATKNRQDAVKNIAPQVDAFLVLTSTHSSNGMRLLELAEAEAGRAYRLETAADLQALEQNGDLDGVRSLGITSAASTPDDLVQDVVAHFRRLNPELQVIEEGEWENIEFREPKKILPTQALPRTMQS; encoded by the coding sequence GGTAGAAAAAGCCGCCCTCCGCGAAGAAAAACCCGTCACCGTCTATCACTCTATCGTGCATAACCACACGGTGGTCGAGCGGCTCTCCGAAGGCGGGCGGGTGCATTTCGTGGAAGATTTGGACACGATTGAAGCCCTGCCGGACAGCGGCGACACCGTGATTTTCAGCGCCCACGGCATCAGCCCGGCGGTACGCGAACGGGCGCGGGCGCTGGGCCTGAGCACGATTGACGCGACCTGCCCGCTGGTCACCAAAGTCCACACCGAGGCCAAAAAATATGCGCGGGAAGGCTACACCATCCTGCTGATTGGCGACAGTGCCAAGCATCAGGAGGTCATCGGCACGCGGGGAGAAGCGCCCGAGAACACCATTCTGGTCGGCGTGCTGGGCAAAACGGGCGCAGGGCTGCACGACCCGCACACGGTCGAGGTGCCCGACCCCGAGCGGCTGGTGGTGCTGACCCAGACGACCCTCAGCGTGGACGACACCCGCAAGACCATCGAGATTCTGAAGGGGCGTTTTCCCGCGCTGGTGGTGCCGCCGAGCGAAGACCTCTGCTACGCGACCAAAAACCGCCAGGACGCCGTGAAGAACATCGCCCCGCAGGTGGACGCCTTTCTGGTGCTGACCTCCACCCACAGCAGCAACGGGATGAGGTTGCTCGAACTGGCCGAGGCCGAAGCGGGGCGCGCCTACCGCCTGGAAACCGCCGCCGATTTGCAGGCCCTTGAGCAAAATGGTGACCTGGACGGCGTGCGGAGCCTGGGCATCACCTCGGCGGCCAGCACCCCCGACGACCTCGTGCAGGACGTGGTGGCACACTTCCGCCGCCTCAATCCCGAGTTGCAGGTCATCGAGGAAGGCGAATGGGAAAACATCGAATTCCGCGAGCCGAAGAAGATTTTGCCGACGCAGGCGCTGCCGCGCACGATGCAGTCATGA
- the deoD gene encoding purine-nucleoside phosphorylase — MSIHLNAEPGQIAETVLLPGDPLRAKHIAETFLENPVQHNTVRGMLGFTGTYKGQRVSVQGTGMGIPSCMIYTEELITQYGCKNLIRVGTCGSYQEDVRVRDIIIGQAASTDSNVNKIRFGEKTFAPIADFELLLRAYQIAQERGFRTHVGNIMSSDTFYHDDFDQYKIWKDFGVLAVEMEAAGLYTVAAKHGVRALTILTVSDHLITREETTSEERQLTFNGMIEVALDAALGLGQKA, encoded by the coding sequence ATGAGCATTCATCTCAATGCCGAACCCGGCCAGATTGCCGAAACCGTCCTGCTGCCCGGCGACCCGCTGCGGGCCAAGCACATCGCCGAAACGTTCCTCGAAAACCCCGTGCAGCACAACACGGTGCGCGGCATGCTGGGCTTTACCGGCACCTACAAGGGCCAGCGCGTGAGCGTGCAGGGCACCGGCATGGGCATTCCGAGCTGCATGATCTACACCGAGGAACTGATTACCCAGTACGGCTGCAAAAACCTGATTCGCGTGGGCACCTGCGGCAGCTACCAGGAGGACGTGCGGGTGCGCGACATCATCATCGGGCAGGCGGCCAGCACCGACAGCAATGTCAACAAGATTCGCTTCGGCGAAAAGACCTTCGCGCCCATCGCCGATTTCGAGCTGCTGCTGCGGGCCTACCAGATTGCCCAGGAGCGCGGCTTTCGCACCCACGTCGGCAACATCATGAGCAGCGACACCTTCTACCATGACGATTTCGACCAGTACAAAATCTGGAAGGACTTCGGCGTGCTGGCGGTGGAGATGGAAGCGGCGGGCCTGTACACCGTCGCCGCCAAGCACGGCGTGCGCGCGCTGACCATCCTGACCGTCAGCGACCACCTGATTACCCGCGAGGAAACCACGTCCGAGGAGCGGCAGCTCACCTTCAACGGCATGATCGAGGTCGCCCTCGACGCCGCGCTGGGACTGGGCCAGAAAGCCTGA
- a CDS encoding metal-sulfur cluster assembly factor, whose amino-acid sequence MTLPTEEQVLEALKVVKDPEIPVNVVDLGLIYGVDVMEDGKVDITMTLTSVGCPVQDLIRADAEMAVGRLDGVNDVNVEFVWTPPWGPDKMTEDGKRQMRMFGFNV is encoded by the coding sequence ATGACGCTGCCTACCGAAGAGCAGGTGCTGGAGGCCCTCAAGGTCGTCAAAGACCCCGAAATCCCCGTCAACGTGGTCGACCTGGGCCTGATTTACGGCGTGGACGTGATGGAAGATGGCAAGGTGGACATCACCATGACCCTGACCAGCGTGGGCTGCCCGGTGCAGGATCTCATCCGCGCCGACGCCGAAATGGCCGTGGGCCGTCTGGACGGCGTGAACGATGTCAACGTGGAATTCGTCTGGACGCCGCCCTGGGGGCCGGACAAGATGACCGAAGACGGCAAGCGGCAGATGCGGATGTTTGGGTTCAACGTGTAA
- a CDS encoding rhodanese-like domain-containing protein, with protein sequence MTNLKEVTPAEGQKLVQGGALLVDVREQEEFDNVHAEGAQLIPLSEFESRYAELPKDKPLVMICRSGARSQRAGELLLEQGYSDVVNLKGGTNAWLEDGLPSVRGQ encoded by the coding sequence ATGACGAATCTCAAAGAAGTCACCCCCGCCGAGGGGCAAAAGCTGGTGCAGGGCGGCGCACTGCTGGTGGACGTGCGCGAACAGGAGGAGTTCGACAACGTCCACGCCGAGGGCGCACAGCTCATTCCGCTCAGCGAGTTCGAAAGCCGCTACGCCGAACTGCCCAAGGACAAGCCGCTGGTCATGATCTGCCGCAGCGGGGCACGCAGCCAGCGTGCCGGAGAACTGCTGCTGGAACAGGGCTACAGCGACGTGGTCAACCTCAAGGGCGGCACGAACGCCTGGCTCGAAGACGGCCTCCCCTCGGTGCGCGGCCAATGA